One genomic segment of Nocardioides cavernaquae includes these proteins:
- a CDS encoding signal peptidase I, with protein MRHLLRVVRRAAGLGARLLVMLVLVAGLGFLGSRLLGYQDYVITGGSMSGTFERGSLVIEREVPVGGLEIGDVITYLPPADSGTHSLVTHRIVAITKDEAGTTVLQTKGDANADQDPWLFTLNSPTQPVVVLDVPWVGNALLALADPRSRFVILGLPACAVALLAARDLVAAIRGRGARQPHGSSGTAGAAL; from the coding sequence ATGCGCCACCTGCTTCGCGTCGTACGTCGTGCTGCGGGTCTCGGCGCGCGCCTCCTCGTCATGCTGGTCCTCGTCGCCGGCCTGGGCTTTCTCGGCTCGCGCCTGCTCGGGTACCAGGACTACGTGATCACTGGCGGCTCGATGTCTGGCACCTTCGAACGAGGGTCGCTGGTCATCGAGCGGGAGGTGCCCGTCGGCGGGCTGGAGATCGGTGACGTGATCACCTACCTTCCGCCCGCCGACTCCGGCACCCACTCGCTGGTGACGCATCGCATCGTCGCCATCACCAAGGACGAGGCGGGCACTACCGTCCTCCAGACCAAGGGCGACGCGAACGCGGACCAGGACCCCTGGCTGTTCACCCTCAACTCTCCGACCCAGCCGGTCGTCGTGCTCGACGTCCCCTGGGTCGGGAACGCGCTCCTCGCGCTGGCCGACCCACGCTCGCGCTTCGTCATCCTCGGCCTGCCCGCCTGCGCTGTCGCCCTGCTCGCCGCCCGCGACCTGGTCGCAGCGATCCGCGGACGTGGCGCCCGGCAGCCCCACGGCAGCTCCGGGACGGCAGGAGCTGCGCTGTGA